The window CCGACTGATAGTCAAGGTCGTACTTTTCAAGGACACCAGGTCGGAAACTCTCGACGACGATATCGGCTTCGTCGACCAGTTCTGTAACGATTGCGTGTCCCTCGTCGGTTTTCATATTGACGCAAACGCTTTGCTTGCCGTGATTGAACGGGGTGAACATACTCCCGCCCATCAAGTTCCGGAAGTTATCGCCTGACGGGGGTTCGACCTTGATCACGGTTGCTCCCATTTCCCCGAGTAATTGTGTACAGACGGGGCCTGCTATCGATTGGGTTAAGTCAACGATGGTAAGATCGTCTAACGGCTGCATACAAGTGAGGGTTATACCGAACTGAGAAAGTCTTTTTGGGAACGGTTTCCAAATGGGTTTTGGGGACGTTCCAGAGTCAAGCCCTAGATCTGTAGCCAGTAGACACCCATCCGATCAGTGAACTGTCCCCACTTGCCTTCTTTCGCTTGCTCCTTGCGAGTAGGGCTTCCGGTTTCCAGGACACGTGTGAAGATTCTTCCCTGATAGATAGTACATTGGAGCTCGCAAAAGCAGTAGCGAAACGGGAAGCCTCGGGGTTTGATCCCGAGGCAGTTCACAGGCAATTGAGGAGCTTTCCCGGGACTTGAATCCGGGGCGATTCACGAGTATGTGAGGTTCAACTCAATCTCGTTAACAACACTTTGCATGACGTTTGGAATTTCATCTTCGAATCGTTCGCTATGCATTCGGTGGCTTGGACCGGCAACGGCAAATGCTCCAAGTACGTCTCCATCGGGGCCGATTAGCGGAACACCAATAGCATGGAGTCCGTCTGTGCTTTCGGCGCGATTGAACGCATATCCCCGGTCTCGGATCGCCTTCAGTTCCTCAAAGAGCTCAGTTTCGGTTGTAATCGTCGAATTCGTTGCAGCGGGTAGTCCGTGCTGATCTATTATTTGTTGGACGCGCTGTTTCGGCAAGTGGGCGAGAATTGCTTTCCCGCCCGAGATTTGGTGCATATAGAAGCGTTTCCCGAGGCGAGCGCGGGTGAAGACACCCATCTGTCCTGCCTCTCGTGCTAACACGACAGACCGACCGTGCTCTTCAGTGGAAAACTGGACCGTCTCACCAGTCCGTTCTGCCAGCTCTCTCACCTTGGACTCGATTTGTTTGATGCTGTCAAACTGGTGGAGTGCATATCCGCCGATATCCAGAAAATGGAGACCAATTCGGTACTTTCCGTTGTCGTTGACAACATAATCGTGTTCACGGAGCGTTGCTAGGTGTTTGTGCACTGTCCCTTTTGACACTCCGACCGTCGTAGCCAGTTCCGAAACGGTTGCCCCATTCTGGTGTTTTAGCTCCTCAACTATTCTGAGGGTTGTGTTAACGCTTTTAATCTGCGTTGACGCCGAATCGTTTCCGTGTGGGGACATTGTCTGATACAGGTCTGGTTGCGAGAAAAGGTTTACTCATTCGAAACAGATTCGATCGCTCGTTCGCTATCCTGACCGTGACGAGAATATACCGACTGCTGGTTATTGTTGGTCGTGAGTCCCTCTCTGAGAGGTCCTTCAACACTTACTGACGTCATGCTACAATGAACTTCACAGCAGTATCGGACTGAGATGGTACAGATATCGCAGTAGAGACCACTATTGACAGAGTGCATCAAGGGTTCCCATAGCCAGAAGCGAATTCTATTTCTATTACGTCGAGCCTACTCAGCAGGCCACCACTCTTGTTTCGTATGACGAAATAATAGGGGGGATTCGCCTCAATCTCTCACAATCACTCATACGAAGTGCAATAATTAGAATGTGCGCCCGAAAAACGGTTAAATCATACCTCTGGATAACTCATATTACTCGTTTATACATGCTGATTACCATCATTCGATAGTATAGATCCCTGATTTTGGGACGTGCTTTACACGAGTACTTGTGTAAATATCTGGCGGCGATCTTGATCAGTTATAATACATCAGTACGACTGTAAATGTCGGCAACACTCTAGTTCAAACCGAGTGTTACTGTCAGACAATAATCGTACTATCTCACACGCGCTCAACTCGCCAGACAATGGTTTCGCACCACGAAATGAAGTCTGGTCACCTCCACTTTTTACCATTGAGTTCTTTGGTTCCATTCTGTGAAGATACTCTGGATATAGGGTGCAGATATTTCATAACTCGCCTCTACACTGCCCATTTGTTTCTACCGAACGGAAAAAACCGAGTTCATAATGGTATCTTCAACATCTCTGATAGACGCGCCACTGGACGTGGAGACCGGTCACATGAGTACCTGCTTCTATAGTAACAACTGCAACTAGTTACACACTGATCGCCGAGCAGACTGGCGATCAGGTGTGCAGTGACTTGCAGTGGCTACTATAGCGTCTCTTCAACTGTGGACTGTGTTCGAACAACGGTGTGCTTATTTCGTATCGATTGGTACAAACATGCGTATGCCAGACGCTTACGTAGTCGGTGCAGGACAATCAGACTATGGTTCGTTTCCAAGTGAAAGCTACCGCTCATTGTTCCGAACGGCGTTCGAGGAAGCAGTAGCGAGCGTTCCGAACGGAGTCGAGACGGACGACGTCGACGAAGCCTTTATCGGCACGCTCGGCGTCGGTGGCCGCCAGCTCGGACTCTCGGGGCCGGCAGTAACCGAACACGTCGGTCTCGATGGCGTTCCGTGCACGCGCGTCGAAAACGCCTGCGCAGCGAGTGGCTTTGCGACTCGCCAGGCCGTCCAGGCAGTCAAGTCCGGCATGGCGGACGTCGTCCTCGCGGGCGGCTTCGAGATTATGACGGACATGAGTTCGGACGCGACGAAGTACTGGCTCGGCGTCTCCGGTGAAACCGAGTGGGAGCGACTCTCTGGTACCACTTTCTCCGGGGTGTACGCCCAGATGGCAAGCGCCCACATGGAAGAGTACGGCACCACGCGCGAGCAACTCTCGCGCGTCGCCGTCAAGAACCACGCTAACGGCGCGAAGAACCCGCACGCGCAACTGGGATTCGAGTGTTCACTCGAGGACGCCCAGTCGGCACCGGTCGTCGCGGATCCGCTCAATCTCTACCACTGCTGTCCGACCTCCGACGGTGCGGCCTGTGCACTGATCGTCAGCGAGGATGTCGTCGACGACTATACGGACGATCCGATCCGCGTCGCCGGCGTCGGTGCTGGCAGCGACAGTGTCGGACTCTTCCAGCGTGATTCCTACACGGGCGTCCCGGCGAGCCAGCGTGCCGCTGAAACGGCCTACGAGATGGCTGACATCAGCCCAGAAGAACTCGACTTCGCGGAGGTCCACGACTGCTTCGCGATCGCTGAACTGCTGGCCTACGAGGATCTCGGCTTCTGCGAGAAGGGCGGGGCTGGCGAGTTCATCGAGTCCGGCGCGACCGAACTCGGCGGTGAGCTCCCGGTCAACACGTCGGGCGGGCTCAAATCGAAGGGGCACCCGATCGGCGCAACCGGTTCCGGTCAGGTTGTCGAGGCGTTCAAACAGCTCTCGGGGAAGGCCGGAGAGCGACAGGTCGAGAACCCAGTCCGCGGGCTCACCCACAACGTCGGCGGTAGCGGCGGTGCATCTGTGATTCATATTTTCGAGAAGGAAACGGAGGTGAGCGCCTGATGGTCGCTATTACTGCTGTCGGCGCGTACGCACCGCGATTCCGTATTACGGCCGAAGAATTCGCAGACGCCTGGGGTCACTTCCAGGCCTCCGGTATCTCCGAGAAGGCCGTTCCCGCGGCCGACGAGGACGCCCTGACGATGGGCTACGAGGCTGCAACGCGCGCACTCGAGTCAGCCGACCTTACTGGCGAGGCTATCGACTGGCTTGGCTTCGCATCCTCTCGCCCACCGCTCGCAGAGGAGGACTTGACGGCCCGTCTGGGCGCGATGCTCGCCGTCAGCGAGGCGGCCACTCGTCACGTCTTCACCGGCAGCACGCGCGCCGGCACCCGCGCGCTCTGGGCCGGCATAGACGCCGTCGCTGCTGACGAGACCACGACGGGGCTCGTCGTCGCCGCCGACGCACCGGTCGGTGAACCCGACAGCGAACTCGACCACGCCGCCGGCGCAGGCAGCGCTGCGTTCGTCCTCGAATCGAGCGGCCCCGCCGAGATCGTCGACCGCGCCGAGTACTCCCGCCCCTACCCCGGCACCCGCTTCCGGAACACCGGCGAGGAGGAGACTCAGGGCCTCGGCGTCACCCAGTACGACCGCCAGGCGTTCACCGAAACCATCGCTGGCGCTGTGGCTGCACTCGAGTCCAATTCCAACGACGACCTCGAGCCAGCGGCCGCCGCCATCCAGGCACCGAACGGGAAACTCCCCTACCGCGCCGCCGGCGCGGCCGGCGTGGGCACCGACGAGATCCAGGCCGCTGCAACGGTTCACGACCTTGGCGACCTCGGTGCCGCGAGCGTCCCCGTCTCGCTCGCCAGCGCGCTCGCAGAGGGTCAC of the Natrialba magadii ATCC 43099 genome contains:
- a CDS encoding IclR family transcriptional regulator; translated protein: MSPHGNDSASTQIKSVNTTLRIVEELKHQNGATVSELATTVGVSKGTVHKHLATLREHDYVVNDNGKYRIGLHFLDIGGYALHQFDSIKQIESKVRELAERTGETVQFSTEEHGRSVVLAREAGQMGVFTRARLGKRFYMHQISGGKAILAHLPKQRVQQIIDQHGLPAATNSTITTETELFEELKAIRDRGYAFNRAESTDGLHAIGVPLIGPDGDVLGAFAVAGPSHRMHSERFEDEIPNVMQSVVNEIELNLTYS
- a CDS encoding thiolase domain-containing protein — its product is MPDAYVVGAGQSDYGSFPSESYRSLFRTAFEEAVASVPNGVETDDVDEAFIGTLGVGGRQLGLSGPAVTEHVGLDGVPCTRVENACAASGFATRQAVQAVKSGMADVVLAGGFEIMTDMSSDATKYWLGVSGETEWERLSGTTFSGVYAQMASAHMEEYGTTREQLSRVAVKNHANGAKNPHAQLGFECSLEDAQSAPVVADPLNLYHCCPTSDGAACALIVSEDVVDDYTDDPIRVAGVGAGSDSVGLFQRDSYTGVPASQRAAETAYEMADISPEELDFAEVHDCFAIAELLAYEDLGFCEKGGAGEFIESGATELGGELPVNTSGGLKSKGHPIGATGSGQVVEAFKQLSGKAGERQVENPVRGLTHNVGGSGGASVIHIFEKETEVSA
- a CDS encoding zinc ribbon domain-containing protein, which produces MVAITAVGAYAPRFRITAEEFADAWGHFQASGISEKAVPAADEDALTMGYEAATRALESADLTGEAIDWLGFASSRPPLAEEDLTARLGAMLAVSEAATRHVFTGSTRAGTRALWAGIDAVAADETTTGLVVAADAPVGEPDSELDHAAGAGSAAFVLESSGPAEIVDRAEYSRPYPGTRFRNTGEEETQGLGVTQYDRQAFTETIAGAVAALESNSNDDLEPAAAAIQAPNGKLPYRAAGAAGVGTDEIQAAATVHDLGDLGAASVPVSLASALAEGHESILGVSFGSGAGAGAFLLTVDGEVPTETALEGGDSLSYAEYLRQRGVVTSDPPAGGGAYVSVPSWRRSIPQRYRLEAGRCPECGAVTFPPEGACASCGSLDEYDFTELSGDGVVEAVTTISQGGAPPEFATQQSQSGDYAAAIVAFDVANGEETVSVPVMGTDAAPSAFVVGDRVETTIRRIYTQEGVTRYGFKIRPPHDD